Proteins found in one Elusimicrobiota bacterium genomic segment:
- a CDS encoding fibronectin type III domain-containing protein gives MIAKLILSSLLLSSAARAALLPAGDYQGGGLTVANGDTLSGVYTNVSSFTVPAGVTGFVAGLASGPNLVVYASTVSITGVINGVGRGQPGGGGGDSSSSGSSGTGGGTGGGGSGAAAAKGGGGGGGGGAGGAGAGDSGGGVGAAGGAGYGSTGTVTSPISADDAFQGSGGGGGGGGAVVAGGAGAFGGAAIYIEAASMTITGSILVDGSTANVVTVTASQVHPGGGGGGGGGTILLRATGGLTLADGSRLSAKGHGGGNVTSSFVFPNKAPGGGGGGGRIKLFYSSSSFGVVTLSTAAGTAGGVFVSGSVDSSTPPAAGAVGSVSFGVVASSASAFAASTVHSTSISWTWSTAPSFGDGPAASQSYRLFPSSATAPYSTPQTTASSLASGTTETGLTPNTTYMRFVTAYTDWGDSLPSNAVSTHTLAAEPSAPAFSALAATSLTFGWSAGANPSYTTYELDASTSSAFAAPVSTTFAAAVSSSPAGLSPNTTYYFRVRAVNLDGVPTAYLATQSTATLAAVPASPAAGPIHITSGVFTWSAGSNPTDTLYTAQVSSDNFFSLTDSSTTLALSATFFTLTPGTQYFLRVRAVNRSGTPSAFSTVISTTAGNLSDTTAPAAPGAPISDRAFSYDGNAVFAWAEATSPVGILDYNLIVGSLPGASDLFAGNVSVASYSATGMLTGRSYYAQVRARSNAGVYSLFSPVSAAVPVFIPAQNVPISKPFTWPSPFSPARGDAQIGFYLEEAADVTLKIFTLQGRLVRSDARAFAGGNQIMTWNGNNDSGMRVSPGGYVAVIEKRYGSRVSTQKLKIAVLY, from the coding sequence ATGATCGCGAAGCTGATCCTGTCGTCGCTTCTGCTCTCCTCCGCGGCCCGCGCCGCGCTGCTGCCCGCCGGAGACTACCAAGGCGGAGGGCTCACCGTCGCCAACGGCGACACGCTCTCCGGCGTTTATACGAACGTCTCTTCATTCACCGTGCCGGCGGGCGTCACCGGTTTCGTCGCGGGGCTCGCCTCAGGTCCGAACCTCGTGGTCTATGCCTCGACCGTCTCGATCACGGGCGTCATCAACGGCGTGGGACGGGGCCAGCCCGGCGGCGGGGGCGGCGACTCTTCCAGTTCAGGGTCGAGCGGAACCGGCGGAGGCACCGGCGGAGGCGGTAGCGGCGCGGCGGCGGCCAAAGGAGGCGGCGGAGGAGGAGGCGGAGGCGCGGGCGGCGCAGGCGCGGGCGACAGCGGCGGCGGCGTCGGGGCCGCGGGCGGAGCCGGCTATGGCTCGACGGGAACGGTGACGAGCCCGATCTCCGCGGACGACGCCTTTCAAGGTTCCGGCGGAGGAGGGGGCGGCGGCGGAGCGGTCGTGGCCGGAGGGGCGGGGGCTTTTGGCGGCGCAGCGATCTACATCGAGGCCGCGTCGATGACCATCACGGGCTCGATCCTCGTCGACGGATCGACGGCCAACGTCGTGACCGTCACCGCGAGCCAGGTCCATCCCGGCGGCGGCGGCGGCGGCGGCGGCGGGACCATCCTTCTGCGAGCGACGGGGGGGCTCACGCTCGCGGACGGATCCCGGTTGTCGGCCAAGGGGCATGGCGGCGGAAACGTGACCTCTAGTTTCGTTTTTCCCAATAAAGCCCCTGGCGGCGGAGGCGGCGGCGGGCGCATCAAGCTCTTCTACTCCTCGTCTTCGTTCGGCGTCGTGACTCTGTCGACCGCAGCCGGCACGGCTGGCGGCGTCTTCGTCTCGGGCAGCGTCGATTCTTCCACTCCGCCGGCGGCGGGAGCCGTCGGCTCCGTGAGCTTCGGCGTCGTCGCTTCCTCCGCGTCCGCCTTCGCCGCCTCGACCGTCCACTCGACCTCGATCAGTTGGACCTGGAGCACCGCACCTTCGTTCGGCGACGGTCCCGCCGCTTCGCAGTCGTATCGGTTGTTCCCTTCGAGCGCCACGGCGCCCTATTCCACCCCTCAGACGACCGCATCGAGCCTGGCCTCGGGAACCACGGAAACGGGGCTGACGCCGAACACGACCTACATGCGCTTCGTGACCGCCTACACTGATTGGGGGGACTCGCTCCCCTCGAACGCGGTCTCCACGCATACCTTGGCGGCCGAGCCCTCGGCGCCCGCGTTCAGCGCCCTCGCGGCGACCTCTCTGACCTTCGGCTGGTCGGCCGGGGCGAATCCCTCGTACACGACCTACGAGCTCGACGCCTCGACCTCGTCGGCTTTCGCGGCGCCGGTCTCGACGACCTTCGCCGCGGCGGTATCCTCATCGCCCGCCGGACTGTCCCCCAACACGACCTATTACTTCCGCGTGCGGGCCGTGAACCTCGACGGCGTCCCTACGGCCTACCTCGCGACACAGTCGACGGCGACGCTCGCCGCCGTTCCCGCGTCGCCGGCCGCGGGGCCGATCCACATCACGAGCGGCGTCTTCACGTGGTCAGCCGGGTCCAACCCCACGGACACGCTGTACACGGCCCAGGTGTCCTCGGACAACTTCTTCTCGCTGACCGACTCCTCGACCACGCTCGCGCTGTCGGCCACCTTCTTCACTTTGACCCCGGGCACGCAGTACTTCCTGCGCGTGCGCGCCGTCAACCGCAGCGGCACGCCGAGCGCCTTCTCGACGGTGATCTCGACGACCGCGGGCAACCTCTCGGACACGACGGCGCCCGCGGCCCCGGGCGCGCCGATATCGGACCGCGCGTTCTCGTACGACGGGAACGCCGTCTTCGCCTGGGCCGAGGCGACGAGCCCGGTCGGCATCCTCGACTACAACCTGATCGTCGGCTCGCTGCCGGGCGCCAGCGACTTGTTCGCCGGGAACGTGTCCGTCGCGTCCTACTCCGCGACGGGCATGCTCACCGGCCGCAGCTACTACGCCCAGGTGCGGGCGCGCTCCAACGCCGGCGTCTACAGCCTCTTCTCGCCGGTCAGCGCGGCGGTGCCCGTGTTCATCCCCGCGCAGAACGTGCCGATCTCCAAGCCCTTCACCTGGCCGAGCCCCTTCAGCCCCGCTCGCGGCGACGCGCAGATCGGCTTCTACCTCGAGGAGGCGGCCGACGTCACGCTCAAGATCTTCACGCTCCAGGGGCGCCTGGTACGCAGCGACGCGCGCGCGTTCGCCGGCGGCAACCAGATCATGACCTGGAACGGGAACAACGACTCCGGCATGCGCGTGTCCCCGGGCGGCTACGTCGCGGTGATCGAGAAGCGCTACGGCTCGCGCGTCAGCACCCAGAAGCTCAAGATCGCGGTGCTCTACTGA
- a CDS encoding transposase, producing MAGAWHSTFSLFVMQLFPGLIRMIGMGRRPRVHFSGAVFHAIAHGVEGQDIFLDDADRVNFLDDLRRLVQESGASLLAYCLMGNHFHLAIQVGNITLSSIMHRLLTRHAKAFNLRHDRKGHLFWSRHDEFLCSDEKYLAGLIRYIHMNPVKAGLVKKPEDWPWSSLEGNPMPADAAGGIDEFDPWARVETTPPDLVRPAQIDMPSIDELGLGIANRMGIPVPELRSNTYCRPVVAAKRLLTREAIKSGHPLVAIGRWLNSSPATISRYARSNSEKVECQAPIRSRR from the coding sequence ATGGCTGGTGCCTGGCATTCCACTTTTTCACTTTTCGTCATGCAACTTTTTCCGGGGCTCATTCGTATGATAGGTATGGGACGACGACCACGCGTTCACTTTTCAGGGGCGGTCTTCCACGCGATAGCTCACGGGGTGGAGGGTCAGGACATCTTCCTCGATGATGCGGACCGCGTGAATTTCCTGGATGACCTGCGCCGTCTGGTCCAAGAATCCGGGGCCAGCCTCCTCGCCTATTGCCTCATGGGCAACCACTTTCACCTCGCGATACAAGTCGGGAACATCACCCTCTCGTCGATCATGCACCGCCTACTGACCCGCCACGCGAAGGCCTTCAATCTGCGTCACGATCGGAAGGGCCATTTGTTCTGGTCTCGCCATGATGAGTTTCTATGCAGCGACGAGAAATACTTGGCCGGCCTGATCCGCTACATCCATATGAATCCGGTCAAAGCGGGGCTCGTGAAGAAGCCCGAAGATTGGCCGTGGTCGAGCTTGGAAGGTAACCCGATGCCCGCGGATGCCGCCGGAGGCATCGATGAATTCGATCCCTGGGCCCGGGTCGAAACAACCCCGCCAGACCTGGTCCGGCCTGCCCAGATCGACATGCCGAGCATCGACGAACTTGGGCTGGGAATCGCCAATAGAATGGGTATCCCGGTCCCGGAACTTCGTTCCAATACCTACTGCAGGCCGGTAGTCGCCGCGAAAAGACTTCTTACCCGGGAGGCCATCAAAAGCGGACACCCACTCGTTGCCATCGGGCGCTGGTTGAATTCGTCACCAGCGACGATAAGCCGCTACGCCCGGAGCAATAGTGAAAAAGTGGAATGCCAGGCACCAATCAGATCGCGACGGTGA
- a CDS encoding S46 family peptidase: MSATPQTRNRTARAAVMAAALTVAATPQLRGDEGMWTFDNLPIKLLRDRYGFTPKQEWIDHLRLASVRFNDGGSGAFVSKNGLVLTNHHVALGQLQKMSTPKKDYVKEGFFAKGLKGEIACPDLEVNVLVSMEDVTARVRGAVDPKASDKDQNEQRKGEISRITKASTDETGLRSDVVELYQGGEYWLYRYKKYTDMRLVMAPELQAAFYGGDSDNFTYPRFALDFAFFRVYENGKPVKIEHYLKWSKDGAADGELVFVTGHPGRTDRLDTVAQLEYARDLGLPLYLKAAAEKRADYYAYAKLGAEQQRRSKDRIFGIENAIKAVTGEYEGLLDPKLLGSLRAAEDGLRKSVAESKDESTAGAKGSWDKIAAATKKAGDRRIQTTYRRFDATKVAGLANTVVRYVAEVAKPNDKRYEEFRDSALESLKFRLFSPAPMYPDMEEFFLRRALEDAVRELGENDDFVRAAIGGGEPAKVAKDLIAGTRLFDVAARRKLIEGGEKAVADSDDALIVWARKLDPVYRAQRKWYEDEIESVTVAEGNRIAKARFAVYGKSTYPDATFTLRMSYGKVAGYEQGTTLVAPFTTFYGLYDRAIGHSEKPPFDLAPRVKAAKAKLKLGTKVNFVTTNDIIGGNSGSPIVNAKGEYVGLVFDGNIHSLVGRYAYDDARNRTVAVHSSGILEALRAVYGMGALADEVAGRK; encoded by the coding sequence ATGTCCGCGACCCCCCAGACCCGCAATCGCACCGCACGCGCCGCCGTGATGGCCGCGGCGCTGACCGTCGCCGCGACGCCGCAGCTGCGCGGCGACGAGGGCATGTGGACGTTCGACAACCTCCCGATCAAGCTCCTCAGGGACCGCTACGGCTTCACGCCGAAGCAGGAGTGGATCGACCACCTGCGCCTGGCCTCGGTGCGCTTCAACGACGGCGGCTCGGGGGCGTTCGTGTCGAAGAACGGCCTCGTGCTGACGAACCATCACGTGGCGCTCGGCCAGCTGCAGAAGATGTCCACGCCGAAGAAGGACTACGTGAAGGAGGGCTTCTTCGCGAAGGGCCTCAAGGGCGAGATCGCCTGCCCCGACCTCGAGGTCAACGTCCTCGTCTCGATGGAGGACGTCACGGCCCGCGTCCGCGGGGCGGTGGACCCGAAGGCCTCCGACAAGGACCAGAACGAGCAGCGCAAGGGGGAGATCTCTCGCATCACGAAGGCCTCGACCGACGAGACGGGGCTGCGCTCCGACGTCGTCGAGCTGTACCAGGGCGGGGAGTACTGGCTGTACCGCTACAAGAAGTACACCGACATGCGCCTCGTCATGGCTCCCGAGCTGCAGGCCGCGTTCTACGGCGGCGACTCCGACAACTTCACCTACCCGCGCTTCGCGCTCGACTTCGCGTTCTTCCGCGTCTACGAGAACGGCAAGCCCGTGAAGATCGAGCACTACTTGAAGTGGTCCAAGGACGGCGCCGCCGACGGCGAGCTCGTCTTCGTGACCGGCCATCCGGGCCGCACCGACCGCCTCGACACCGTCGCCCAGCTCGAGTACGCGCGGGACCTCGGCCTGCCGCTGTACCTGAAGGCCGCCGCCGAGAAGCGCGCGGACTACTACGCCTACGCCAAGCTCGGCGCCGAGCAGCAGCGCCGCTCCAAGGACCGCATCTTCGGCATCGAGAACGCGATCAAGGCCGTGACCGGCGAGTACGAGGGCCTGCTCGATCCGAAGCTCCTGGGCTCGCTGAGGGCCGCCGAGGACGGGCTGCGCAAGTCCGTCGCCGAGTCCAAGGACGAGTCGACCGCGGGCGCGAAGGGCTCGTGGGACAAGATCGCCGCGGCGACCAAGAAGGCCGGCGACCGCCGCATCCAGACGACGTACCGCCGCTTCGACGCGACGAAGGTCGCGGGCCTGGCCAACACCGTCGTCCGGTACGTCGCCGAGGTCGCCAAGCCCAACGACAAGCGCTACGAGGAGTTCCGCGACTCGGCTCTCGAGTCCCTGAAGTTCCGCCTGTTCTCCCCGGCGCCGATGTATCCCGACATGGAGGAGTTCTTCCTCCGCCGCGCCCTCGAGGACGCGGTCCGCGAGCTCGGCGAGAACGACGACTTCGTGCGCGCCGCCATCGGCGGCGGGGAGCCGGCGAAGGTCGCCAAGGACCTGATCGCGGGCACGAGGCTGTTCGACGTCGCCGCGCGCAGGAAGCTGATCGAGGGCGGCGAGAAGGCCGTCGCGGACTCGGACGACGCGCTGATCGTCTGGGCGCGCAAGCTCGACCCTGTGTACCGCGCGCAGCGCAAGTGGTACGAGGACGAGATCGAGAGCGTGACCGTGGCCGAGGGAAACCGCATCGCCAAGGCGCGCTTCGCCGTGTACGGCAAGTCCACCTATCCCGACGCGACCTTCACGCTCCGGATGTCCTACGGCAAGGTGGCGGGCTACGAGCAGGGGACGACTCTGGTGGCGCCGTTCACGACCTTTTACGGGCTCTATGACCGCGCGATCGGCCACTCCGAGAAGCCCCCGTTCGACCTCGCGCCGCGCGTCAAGGCCGCCAAGGCCAAGCTCAAGCTCGGCACGAAGGTCAACTTCGTGACCACCAACGACATCATCGGCGGCAATTCCGGCTCGCCGATCGTCAACGCGAAAGGCGAGTACGTCGGGCTCGTGTTCGACGGCAACATCCACTCGCTCGTCGGGCGCTACGCCTACGACGACGCGCGCAACCGCACGGTCGCGGTTCACTCCTCGGGCATCCTCGAGGCGCTGCGCGCCGTCTACGGGATGGGGGCGCTCGCCGACGAGGTCGCCGGCAGGAAGTAG
- a CDS encoding HAMP domain-containing protein: MNPLRSLSAKLSLLTCLLVLSVIALMARQIVSGIEEGLIGEMKVRAEFFARSSREAIFPKLDPFSLHFHVEEMVKEKAVTYAGVVDKDGAVLSHSDPTRIGDRLADPFSVKALASDRVELQRHREDGGGVVYDLSAPIVVGPRRVGTARIGFNERSLEEALRAPKRKIIAIAAVATLVSALGTILIVGWITRALPKLAAAAREAGRGNFSVQVEVKSRDEIGTLARAFNEMTVANSLLFRGLQEEKEKLANIFNDTREGLVLTDPDGRVLLMNPAARALLGRQDRPAATMAEAVTPDYTAKPPLPAVLAGRSRITPFELRREAPQLLILSGVADRLGDHNVHAGFLMIFHDATLEKRGESLARNFLSIVSHKLRTPLAIALGNLELLRGDEKNFSPDQRKMLSKIQGEDEKLARLVEKLITFTAVQSPENIVLDRAETAPADVVDAALRGLEFGAGVTVAWDAKTAASLPKAKVDAFLVKEAVANLVENAVKFNPAPKKGVEVAVARTDGFLRFAVKDDGPGIPGEEQPKLFRKFYQIDADFTGQIPGFGLGLAFVKSVAEAHGGSAGLRSEPGKGSEFFFTVAI; this comes from the coding sequence ATGAACCCGCTCCGCTCGCTCTCCGCCAAGCTCTCCCTGCTGACCTGCCTGCTCGTGCTCTCGGTCATCGCCCTGATGGCGCGCCAGATCGTCAGCGGCATCGAGGAAGGGCTGATCGGCGAGATGAAGGTCCGCGCGGAGTTCTTCGCGCGCTCCTCGCGCGAGGCGATCTTCCCGAAGCTCGACCCGTTCTCCCTGCATTTCCACGTCGAGGAGATGGTCAAGGAGAAGGCGGTCACCTACGCCGGCGTCGTCGACAAGGACGGGGCGGTGCTCTCGCACAGCGACCCGACGCGCATCGGAGACCGCCTCGCGGACCCGTTCTCGGTGAAGGCGCTGGCCTCGGACCGCGTCGAGCTCCAGCGGCATCGGGAGGACGGGGGAGGCGTCGTCTACGACCTCAGCGCGCCGATCGTGGTCGGGCCGCGGCGCGTGGGGACGGCCCGCATCGGCTTCAACGAGCGCTCGCTCGAGGAGGCGCTGCGGGCGCCGAAGCGGAAGATCATCGCGATCGCCGCCGTCGCGACCCTCGTGTCGGCGCTCGGCACGATCCTGATCGTGGGCTGGATCACCCGCGCCCTGCCGAAGCTCGCCGCCGCCGCGCGCGAGGCCGGCCGCGGCAACTTCAGCGTCCAGGTCGAGGTGAAGTCCCGGGACGAGATCGGCACGCTCGCGCGCGCGTTCAACGAGATGACCGTGGCCAACTCCCTGCTGTTCCGCGGCCTCCAGGAGGAGAAGGAGAAGCTCGCGAACATCTTCAACGACACGCGCGAGGGGCTGGTCCTCACCGACCCGGACGGCCGCGTCCTCCTGATGAACCCCGCCGCCCGCGCTTTGCTCGGCCGCCAGGACCGCCCGGCGGCCACCATGGCCGAGGCCGTGACGCCGGATTACACGGCCAAGCCCCCGCTCCCGGCCGTCCTCGCGGGGAGGTCGCGCATCACGCCGTTCGAGCTCCGCCGCGAGGCGCCGCAGCTGCTGATCCTCTCCGGCGTGGCCGACCGGCTCGGCGACCACAACGTCCACGCCGGCTTCCTGATGATCTTCCACGACGCGACGCTCGAGAAGCGGGGGGAGTCCCTCGCCCGCAACTTCCTGTCCATCGTCTCGCACAAGCTGCGCACGCCGCTGGCCATCGCGCTCGGCAACCTGGAGCTGCTGCGCGGCGACGAGAAGAACTTCAGCCCTGACCAGCGCAAGATGCTCTCCAAGATCCAGGGCGAAGACGAGAAGCTCGCCCGCCTCGTCGAGAAGCTGATCACCTTCACCGCCGTGCAGAGCCCCGAGAACATCGTCCTCGACCGCGCGGAGACCGCGCCGGCGGACGTCGTGGACGCCGCCTTGCGCGGGCTCGAGTTCGGGGCGGGCGTCACGGTAGCCTGGGACGCGAAGACCGCGGCGTCGCTGCCGAAGGCGAAGGTCGACGCGTTCCTCGTCAAGGAGGCCGTCGCCAACCTCGTCGAGAACGCGGTGAAGTTCAACCCCGCGCCGAAGAAGGGCGTCGAGGTGGCCGTCGCGCGGACGGACGGCTTCCTCCGGTTCGCCGTCAAGGACGACGGCCCCGGCATCCCCGGGGAGGAGCAGCCCAAGCTCTTCCGCAAGTTCTACCAGATCGACGCGGACTTCACCGGCCAGATCCCCGGCTTCGGCCTCGGCCTGGCCTTCGTCAAGAGCGTCGCCGAGGCCCACGGCGGCTCGGCCGGCCTGCGCTCCGAGCCCGGCAAAGGCAGCGAGTTCTTCTTCACCGTCGCGATCTGA